A single window of Salvia splendens isolate huo1 chromosome 6, SspV2, whole genome shotgun sequence DNA harbors:
- the LOC121807482 gene encoding zinc finger protein CONSTANS-LIKE 5-like: MDYAVPKPFMYNFTSQSISQRVLSSSMEVGVVPEAAESLGKSESVAVLGMDREARVLRYREKRKNRKFEKTIRYASRKAYAETMPRIKGRFA, from the exons ATGGATTACGCGGTGCCCAAGCCATTCATGTACAATTTCACCTCGCAATCCATCAGCCAGAGA GTGTTGTCGTCGTCAATGGAGGTGGGGGTGGTGCCGGAGGCGGCGGAGAGCTTGGGGAAGAGCGAGAGCGTGGCGGTGCTGGGAATGGATAGAGAGGCGAGGGTGCTGAGGTacagagagaagaggaagaacaGAAAGTTCGAGAAGACGATTCGATACGCGTCGAGGAAAGCGTACGCGGAGACGATGCCGAGAATTAAAGGGAGATTCGCGTAG